Proteins from a genomic interval of Papaver somniferum cultivar HN1 chromosome 4, ASM357369v1, whole genome shotgun sequence:
- the LOC113272990 gene encoding germin-like protein subfamily T member 2, with protein MSLNSSILIFCMILFFTSPCYSDPDQLQGFCVADLKSTTTSLNGFPCKPVSKVTSSGFFFSGFTKEGNTDNMFGLGVSFGNVLSFPGLNTLGISMNRADFAPGGINPLHSYPRATEAGVIIKGKLLVGFRSTTNVFYSKVLKAGEMFVIPKGLVHFQKNVGRGKAVTITSFNSQLHGAAQLPATLFASNPAIPDDILAKNFQVDETVITSIKSKFGSS; from the coding sequence ATGTCTTTGAATTCCAGTATTCTCATTTTCTGCATGATCTTATTTTTCACTTCACCATGTTATTCTGACCCCGACCAGCTACAAGGCTTTTGTGTTGCTGACTTAAAATCCACCACAACTTCCCTGAATGGGTTTCCTTGCAAGCCAGTATCGAAAGTTACATCAagtggctttttctttagtggcTTTACCAAGGAAGGAAACACCGACAATATGTTTGGGCTTGGCGTTTCCTTCGGTAATGTTCTTTCATTTCCTGGGTTAAACACACTTGGAATTTCAATGAACCGTGCTGACTTTGCACCTGGTGGAATTAATCCACTTCACTCATACCCTAGAGCAACTGAAGCTGGAGTTATTATAAAGGGGAAATTACTTGTTGGGTTCAGAAGTACTACAAATGTTTTCTACTCGAAGGTTTTGAAAGCCGGAGAAATGTTTGTGATCCCCAAGGGACTTGTGCACTTTCAGAAAAACGTTGGACGGGGAAAGGCTGTCACCATAACCTCTTTCAATAGTCAATTACATGGGGCTGCACAACTTCCCGCTACTCTCTTTGCTTCAAACCCTGCAATTCCTGATGATATTTTGGCCAAGAACTTCCAGGTTGATGAGACAGTCATCACTAGCATAAAATCTAAGTTCGGTTCTTCCTAG